In Rhodothermus bifroesti, a single genomic region encodes these proteins:
- a CDS encoding histidine phosphatase family protein gives MPTTTLYLVRHGETDCNRQRIVQGRGVDAPLNATGRRQAEALARRFAQVALDALYSSPLQRAVATAEAIRCYHPQIPFYVMADLEEMDWGSLEGKPYALPYAEQIDYAYARWRAGDYGYRIPGGESILEVQQRALRALEQILEAQAGRTVLVVTHGRWLRILLASILPAYGLARMEQLSHANTAVNQIVYDGHSFRAVQLCCTAHLEEAAVDDSLWTEVAA, from the coding sequence ATGCCGACCACGACGTTGTATCTTGTGCGCCATGGCGAGACCGACTGTAATCGTCAGCGCATTGTGCAGGGCCGCGGTGTTGATGCACCGCTAAATGCTACCGGACGCCGCCAGGCCGAAGCGCTGGCTCGCCGGTTTGCCCAGGTAGCACTGGATGCACTCTACAGCAGCCCACTACAGCGGGCCGTCGCTACCGCTGAGGCCATTCGCTGCTACCATCCCCAGATCCCCTTTTACGTGATGGCCGATCTAGAAGAGATGGATTGGGGATCGCTCGAGGGGAAACCCTACGCCTTGCCCTATGCCGAACAAATCGATTACGCTTATGCCCGTTGGCGAGCCGGCGACTATGGCTACCGTATCCCAGGGGGCGAATCGATCCTCGAAGTGCAGCAGCGGGCGTTGCGCGCACTTGAGCAGATCCTGGAAGCACAAGCCGGCCGCACGGTGCTCGTCGTAACCCACGGCCGCTGGCTGCGCATCCTGCTGGCTTCAATTCTGCCGGCCTATGGTTTGGCACGCATGGAGCAACTGTCGCATGCCAACACCGCTGTCAACCAGATTGTCTACGATGGCCATAGCTTCCGCGCTGTGCAGCTTTGTTGCACAGCGCATCTCGAAGAAGCGGCTGTGGATGATTCCTTATGGACGGAGGTGGCTGCATGA
- a CDS encoding CdaR family protein: MGRTAGRLALGAQAPAHGIKLQTYLPRLYIGRVLQRANRPTVWSEVTQRFPLLQEIFGRQPAASAGRRPEGGPSKGMVITICVLISTLLWLTFTLQELYTATLELPVKITNLPADQALAVAPPATVRVQVRGEGYPLVQLYFNPPSLTLDARQERIDLSTVDLVLPRGVIVESITPPIIELRKEPRVERRLPVALRVTLETPPTHDLLYPPRLEPDSVTVSGAASILQNLTAWPTVSMRLTDVRDVVKLRVPLADTLHTLVTVFPEAIWLYAQAVPFTEGVRELPVRVTGIPPTERAVTLEPSVVRVQFRVPLAQYEAAMQAPDFYATVSYETIRTDTTGRVRPLVHLPEGVVLRDLAVSPPVLRYYNVLMP, translated from the coding sequence ATGGGAAGAACTGCGGGAAGGCTGGCGCTGGGTGCGCAAGCGCCTGCCCATGGGATAAAATTGCAAACCTATCTGCCCCGGCTCTATATTGGCCGGGTGCTGCAACGTGCGAACAGACCGACCGTGTGGAGCGAAGTAACGCAACGTTTCCCCTTACTTCAAGAAATCTTTGGTCGGCAACCGGCAGCGTCTGCTGGGCGCCGTCCCGAGGGTGGCCCTTCGAAGGGGATGGTCATTACCATCTGCGTCCTGATCTCCACGCTGCTCTGGCTCACCTTTACGCTGCAGGAGCTCTATACCGCCACGCTGGAGCTGCCTGTAAAGATCACCAACTTGCCAGCCGACCAGGCCCTAGCTGTAGCCCCACCGGCCACGGTGCGTGTGCAGGTACGTGGCGAAGGTTATCCGCTTGTGCAGCTTTACTTTAATCCACCTTCTCTCACGCTGGACGCCAGGCAAGAGCGTATAGACCTGTCGACGGTAGACTTGGTTTTACCCCGAGGCGTGATCGTGGAGAGCATTACCCCGCCGATCATCGAGCTGCGCAAAGAACCCCGCGTCGAGCGCCGCCTACCAGTTGCATTGCGCGTTACGCTGGAGACGCCTCCAACGCACGATTTGCTCTATCCGCCGCGGCTAGAGCCCGACAGCGTGACGGTTTCCGGAGCTGCATCCATTTTGCAAAACCTGACGGCCTGGCCTACGGTTTCCATGCGGCTTACAGACGTGCGGGATGTGGTCAAGCTGCGCGTGCCCCTAGCCGATACGCTGCATACTCTGGTTACAGTTTTCCCCGAGGCTATATGGCTTTATGCACAAGCTGTGCCGTTTACCGAAGGCGTACGTGAGCTCCCAGTGCGCGTTACGGGTATTCCACCTACGGAGCGCGCAGTGACCCTCGAACCCTCTGTCGTACGCGTGCAGTTTCGGGTACCGCTAGCGCAGTACGAGGCGGCCATGCAGGCTCCCGACTTTTACGCTACTGTCTCCTACGAGACCATCCGCACCGATACCACCGGACGCGTGCGTCCTTTGGTGCATTTGCCCGAAGGCGTTGTGCTACGCGACCTAGCGGTTTCCCCACCTGTGCTCCGATACTACAACGTACTGATGCCCTAA
- a CDS encoding lipopolysaccharide biosynthesis protein — protein sequence MARLLQQSSVYALGNLLLKASGLVLAPLYLNTALLSQLAYGQLVLLDATAQLLLPLLGLGLPLGLLKFATDPAQRAHQEALPFTVLSVTSMLSLGVVVVSWWGAPLLNQWLGWSEGVELVRLFGIYLAAKLLSGVPLAFLRLREQTGWYTTAVLAEALLLIGGVYYFLVHQRLGLVGVLLAMVLSAGLSMVVLMGSMLRSVPRRWDRRLLAALVRFGLPLALSGVVLPVLHVGDRYLLNWLATTETVAVYGWATRLSGVLNMLLVQGFQLAFVVIGLKALGEQPTGEAFLHRQTFRHYSIWGSWMVLALSLSAYDVTALLATDAAYLKADPLVLPLSLGYLGYGLYIIFVNVLYAAGDSRFIAWNVVAATALNVLLNLWWIPRWGAMGAAWATLVAYSLLAAGAAWRAQRLRPTVYPWAVLAGAVALALGLAWLGQGMLSWPTLLRLLGRSVLLVLYLPLVVALRFYRWEELREGWRWVRKRLPMG from the coding sequence ATGGCACGCTTGCTGCAGCAAAGCAGCGTTTATGCACTGGGCAACTTGCTTCTGAAGGCCAGTGGTTTGGTACTAGCACCGCTATACTTGAACACAGCTTTGCTATCCCAGCTGGCCTATGGGCAACTGGTGCTGCTAGATGCCACAGCTCAACTCTTGCTGCCCTTGCTAGGGTTAGGGTTACCTCTAGGCCTTTTGAAATTTGCGACCGACCCTGCGCAGCGTGCGCACCAGGAGGCGCTGCCGTTTACGGTCTTGAGTGTTACGAGCATGCTTAGCCTTGGCGTTGTGGTTGTGAGCTGGTGGGGTGCACCTTTGCTGAACCAATGGTTAGGCTGGTCTGAGGGCGTTGAACTTGTTCGGCTGTTTGGGATCTATTTGGCCGCTAAGCTGCTTAGTGGGGTTCCCTTGGCGTTTTTGCGGTTGCGTGAGCAGACAGGGTGGTATACGACAGCTGTTTTGGCTGAAGCCCTCTTGCTTATTGGGGGTGTGTACTACTTTTTGGTCCATCAGCGACTGGGGCTAGTGGGCGTGCTACTCGCCATGGTGTTATCTGCTGGATTAAGCATGGTGGTGCTGATGGGTAGCATGCTGCGCAGCGTACCTCGTCGCTGGGACCGACGTCTGCTGGCTGCGCTCGTGCGCTTTGGACTGCCCCTGGCGCTGTCTGGCGTTGTGCTCCCTGTGCTGCATGTAGGCGACCGCTATTTGCTCAACTGGCTGGCCACTACCGAAACAGTTGCTGTCTACGGCTGGGCAACCCGTTTAAGTGGCGTGCTCAATATGTTGCTGGTTCAGGGATTTCAGCTGGCTTTTGTGGTGATTGGCCTAAAGGCGCTCGGAGAGCAACCCACAGGCGAAGCCTTTCTGCACCGGCAAACGTTCCGGCACTACAGCATTTGGGGCAGTTGGATGGTGTTGGCCTTGTCACTAAGCGCTTATGACGTGACCGCGCTGCTAGCTACTGATGCTGCCTATCTTAAGGCCGATCCGCTTGTACTGCCGCTTAGCTTGGGCTATTTAGGCTATGGACTGTACATTATTTTTGTGAATGTACTCTATGCGGCAGGTGACAGCCGTTTTATTGCCTGGAACGTGGTAGCTGCTACTGCCCTCAACGTACTCTTAAACCTTTGGTGGATTCCCCGTTGGGGAGCTATGGGTGCAGCTTGGGCAACGCTGGTGGCCTACAGCCTGCTGGCTGCCGGTGCTGCCTGGCGAGCCCAGCGGCTGCGCCCGACGGTGTATCCCTGGGCAGTGCTGGCTGGAGCCGTAGCCTTAGCGCTTGGGCTGGCCTGGCTGGGACAAGGGATGCTTTCATGGCCAACGCTGCTGCGCCTACTTGGACGAAGCGTGCTGCTTGTGCTCTACCTGCCCCTGGTTGTGGCCTTACGCTTTTATCGATGGGAAGAACTGCGGGAAGGCTGGCGCTGGGTGCGCAAGCGCCTGCCCATGGGATAA
- a CDS encoding glycosyltransferase family 4 protein, whose translation MKPRLLFVYLQPSPFVLEDIALLSAHYEVRPFHFDARRARSVSGMLQLLQAQWQWLHRELAQAKLVVGWFVDYHMVLPVALAQRWQVPVAAILGGFDCRCLPPKEGVFCSRWRAALARYVYRRASLLLPVSARLMEMPATAWTDGLAQGVRAWVSGLRTPFRVVPTGYDPTSWPMGPEQRPLVVRTVAFVDSERVVYCKGIDLLFQVAHQLPEVLFEVVGVAPELRSYVQRRYAPPSNVVLQPPVPRAALAAIYAATSVYVQLSRAEGLPNALCEAMLCGCIPVGSPVFGIPEAIGDAGIVVERPDPKAIALAIQQALSLGPEWRHRARERIATHFSREHRATALLEALAALCERG comes from the coding sequence ATGAAGCCGCGCCTACTATTCGTGTATTTGCAACCAAGCCCTTTTGTGCTGGAGGACATAGCGCTTTTGAGTGCACACTATGAGGTGCGGCCATTTCACTTTGATGCCCGCCGGGCACGTTCGGTCTCGGGGATGTTGCAGCTGCTTCAGGCACAGTGGCAATGGTTGCACCGTGAGCTTGCACAAGCCAAGCTGGTGGTGGGGTGGTTTGTAGACTACCATATGGTATTGCCGGTTGCTTTGGCACAAAGGTGGCAGGTGCCCGTAGCTGCTATCTTGGGTGGTTTTGATTGTCGATGTCTGCCGCCAAAAGAAGGGGTATTTTGCAGCCGTTGGCGTGCAGCCCTGGCGCGCTATGTGTATCGCCGAGCCTCGCTGTTGCTGCCAGTTTCGGCACGTTTGATGGAGATGCCGGCAACGGCCTGGACGGATGGCCTGGCCCAAGGCGTTCGAGCCTGGGTTAGTGGGCTACGCACCCCTTTTCGCGTAGTACCTACAGGCTATGACCCTACCTCTTGGCCCATGGGTCCCGAGCAACGCCCGTTGGTGGTGCGCACCGTCGCGTTTGTGGACTCGGAGCGGGTAGTGTACTGCAAAGGCATTGATTTGCTCTTTCAGGTAGCCCATCAGCTTCCAGAAGTTCTGTTTGAAGTAGTGGGTGTTGCGCCTGAGTTACGGTCCTATGTGCAGCGGCGGTATGCACCGCCCTCCAATGTGGTCCTGCAACCGCCGGTGCCTCGCGCGGCACTCGCGGCTATTTATGCAGCAACTTCCGTGTACGTGCAGCTTTCCCGAGCCGAAGGGTTGCCTAACGCACTCTGCGAAGCGATGCTTTGCGGGTGCATTCCTGTAGGTAGTCCAGTTTTCGGGATTCCGGAGGCCATCGGCGATGCCGGTATCGTGGTGGAAAGGCCCGATCCTAAGGCCATTGCCTTGGCTATCCAGCAGGCGCTTTCGCTAGGTCCTGAGTGGCGACATCGTGCCCGTGAACGTATTGCTACGCACTTTTCGCGTGAGCATCGGGCAACGGCTCTTCTGGAAGCGCTAGCAGCCCTATGCGAGCGAGGGTAA
- the wecB gene encoding non-hydrolyzing UDP-N-acetylglucosamine 2-epimerase, with translation MRVCSIVGARPQFIKAAVVSQALAQAGIEEILVHTGQHYDIQLDRIFFEELDLPVPHVHLGVGSGTHALQTGQMMIRLEAALLELQPPPDWVLVYGDTNSTLAGALVAAKLKLPLAHVEAGLRSFNRHMPEEINRVVTDHLSQLLFAPTQTAVENLRREGITQGVHLTGDVMLEAVRTYAIVAQRKWSLGQLIPYASGTYYLATVHRAENTDNPVRLKGIFEGLGRLDGPVVLPLHPRTRARLDGSIQIPANVKLHEPVGYLAMLLLIQNARAVLTDSGGVQKEAFWLGVPCVTLREETEWVETLEGGWNQLAGTDPDRIAAAARARPLGHPVSLDIESASTHIVRLLQETPR, from the coding sequence ATGCGCGTCTGCAGTATTGTAGGGGCAAGGCCTCAGTTTATTAAGGCAGCTGTGGTGAGCCAGGCACTAGCCCAGGCTGGGATCGAAGAGATCCTCGTGCACACTGGCCAGCATTACGATATCCAACTAGACCGGATTTTTTTCGAAGAGCTGGATTTGCCGGTACCCCACGTGCATCTGGGTGTGGGGTCAGGTACGCACGCGCTGCAGACGGGCCAGATGATGATCCGCCTGGAGGCGGCTTTGTTGGAACTGCAGCCCCCACCCGATTGGGTGTTGGTCTATGGCGACACCAACAGTACACTAGCGGGGGCTTTAGTAGCTGCTAAGCTCAAGCTCCCGCTAGCTCATGTTGAGGCAGGCCTGCGCTCGTTTAACCGGCATATGCCCGAAGAAATTAACCGCGTGGTGACCGATCATCTGTCGCAGCTCTTGTTTGCCCCAACGCAGACAGCTGTCGAAAATCTTCGTCGCGAAGGGATCACGCAGGGCGTGCATCTGACGGGCGACGTCATGCTCGAAGCGGTGCGCACCTATGCAATCGTAGCGCAGCGGAAATGGTCCCTTGGGCAGCTGATTCCCTATGCGTCTGGTACGTACTACTTGGCCACCGTGCACCGCGCCGAAAATACAGACAATCCCGTCCGTCTAAAGGGCATTTTTGAAGGATTAGGAAGGTTAGATGGGCCGGTGGTGCTCCCCTTGCACCCGCGCACCCGGGCCCGACTGGACGGCAGCATCCAGATTCCCGCAAACGTCAAGCTACACGAGCCCGTAGGCTATCTGGCGATGCTCTTGCTGATCCAAAATGCCCGGGCGGTGCTGACCGACTCGGGTGGTGTGCAGAAGGAGGCTTTCTGGCTAGGCGTGCCCTGCGTGACGCTTCGAGAGGAGACCGAATGGGTGGAAACGCTAGAAGGAGGGTGGAATCAATTGGCCGGTACAGATCCCGACCGCATTGCAGCAGCTGCTAGGGCACGTCCTTTAGGTCATCCGGTTTCCCTAGACATCGAGTCCGCTAGCACCCATATTGTCCGGTTGTTACAAGAGACGCCCCGATGA
- a CDS encoding glycosyltransferase: protein MRCVLLVTYYFPPAGGAAVQRFLKFTRYLPEQGWQPVVLTVAPESAAYPALDPALVEEIPPNVPVVRTRSWDPYAAYARMMGRSKAETVSVGFAGSPHHSWKERLARWIRANLFLPDARVGWVPFALRAAVRVLEQYPVEAVVTTGPPHSAHLIGYGLRRRYRLPWIADLRDPWTGIDYYDMLPMTRLARWLDARIEQTVLAKAEARTVVTPAMQRMFARRGLSTLLIPNGYDPADFADLQPQPDGRFWITYVGSMNPTRNPEALWQALRQLPELTALRVRLIGTIDQSVQQAIARHHLEDRVEVWPFVSHRQALKSLLESALLLLVVNRVAGNEGITTSKLYEYIGAGRPVLGIGPVQGDAAALLEETKAGKMFDYEDVAGLCAYLRQHYEAWAAKQPLAGAPPELARRYSRPVLAGALARLLDEVTCSMPCASAVL from the coding sequence ATGCGGTGCGTACTGCTGGTGACGTACTACTTTCCGCCGGCTGGCGGAGCAGCCGTACAGCGGTTTTTAAAGTTCACCCGCTATTTGCCAGAGCAAGGTTGGCAACCCGTAGTATTGACGGTAGCTCCTGAGTCGGCCGCCTATCCGGCCTTGGATCCTGCACTGGTAGAAGAAATCCCTCCCAATGTGCCGGTTGTGCGCACGCGTTCTTGGGATCCGTATGCAGCCTACGCGCGCATGATGGGACGCTCGAAAGCGGAGACCGTCAGCGTAGGTTTTGCCGGCAGTCCGCATCACAGCTGGAAAGAGCGTCTGGCGCGTTGGATTCGAGCAAACCTGTTTTTGCCTGATGCGCGGGTGGGTTGGGTTCCCTTTGCGCTGCGCGCTGCAGTCCGGGTGCTCGAGCAGTATCCCGTAGAGGCTGTGGTGACAACTGGACCGCCCCATTCCGCGCATCTTATTGGCTATGGGTTGCGGCGACGTTACCGCCTGCCTTGGATCGCCGATCTCCGAGATCCCTGGACAGGCATCGACTATTACGACATGCTTCCGATGACGCGGCTGGCACGTTGGCTAGATGCACGCATCGAACAAACGGTGCTGGCTAAGGCAGAGGCGCGGACGGTCGTGACCCCCGCAATGCAGCGTATGTTTGCAAGGCGTGGGTTGTCGACTTTGCTGATTCCTAACGGCTATGATCCAGCCGATTTTGCCGATCTGCAGCCCCAGCCTGACGGCCGATTTTGGATCACGTACGTGGGTAGCATGAATCCCACGCGCAATCCTGAAGCGCTTTGGCAGGCGCTCCGGCAACTCCCAGAGCTTACGGCACTGCGGGTTCGGCTCATCGGTACTATCGACCAAAGCGTGCAGCAGGCCATCGCTCGGCATCACCTTGAGGATCGGGTCGAGGTGTGGCCTTTTGTGTCCCATCGACAGGCATTGAAGTCGCTGCTCGAAAGTGCCCTGCTGCTCCTGGTCGTAAATCGCGTCGCCGGCAATGAGGGGATTACCACAAGTAAACTCTACGAGTACATCGGAGCCGGGCGTCCCGTGCTTGGCATTGGTCCTGTGCAAGGAGATGCCGCAGCCCTGCTAGAAGAGACCAAAGCCGGTAAGATGTTCGACTACGAAGATGTTGCGGGCCTATGCGCGTACCTGCGACAGCACTATGAGGCTTGGGCAGCCAAGCAGCCTTTAGCCGGTGCACCACCAGAGCTAGCCCGCCGCTACAGTCGTCCCGTCTTGGCTGGGGCATTGGCACGGCTGCTTGATGAGGTAACCTGTAGCATGCCATGCGCGTCTGCAGTATTGTAG
- a CDS encoding YfhO family protein, which yields MAATPARSRQVRKSPLQPLPAWHTRWGQLPASRQHAICLLLLLVLSLVFFAPIHFGGKQLIGSDTVNWRAMAQSMIAYRDSTGHEALWSTNAFAGMPGYMISYPALVPQVDTLLNWLRSWLWPTSHFFALLAGTYVLLVYLTRNSWAGVLAAVAYGLTTYIPILLKVGHNSKFIALAFAPWLVLAFVYVLQQPRLLSGLLFAIALAANLRAGHVQITYYVAFLLGLWWLARGAGAWRSRQLKAFAQATGWLALGSALAVLMVAQPYWPIYEYKQHTIRGGHEAAGGGEGLDWEYAMGWSQAPGELVTLLVADAYGGGSPSYWGPKPFTEGPHYVGGIVLWLALLALWKRREQTVWVLGLGALLMILFSLGSYFPLLNRLMFAYFPLFNAFRVPETWLSTAALLLALLAALGAAKLVEAAAERQDLLRAAYRLLFGLVALVLVLWLARGSLFAFERPGEAAQIAQQVAAANNIPADDPRLLQAVQQYVAQQRAERSELFSRDALRTLAFLVLAGGFLWLYDRQRLPGWGLLVGLALLVTIDLWGVGRRHLNAEAMVEAQEITDLIPAYSFDRFLLEQQQKAGGLGHFRVLSLERGSPMTNARPSYYHESIGGYHGAKLRLFQDYIDHIFVDPATGLPRKRALDLLSTRYVVVPAGAALPGMHVVYEDNQWRVLENPDALPRAFLVGRYEVVPQLEAHRQRLLDPTLNLRETVLLREDPGLAEAPIDSASTARVRLERFGPRMIVWQVETDAPRLLVVDELYYPAGWQATVDGQPVPILQANYLLRAVPVPAGQHTVVMKFEPQSHRWGLRIAAITTVLVYGGVLLLLGLAWHRRR from the coding sequence ATGGCTGCTACACCTGCCCGCTCCCGCCAAGTGCGAAAATCTCCCCTCCAACCTCTACCAGCTTGGCATACCCGCTGGGGGCAGTTGCCAGCCTCGCGTCAGCACGCAATTTGCTTGCTTTTGCTGCTTGTGCTGTCGCTAGTTTTCTTTGCTCCCATTCACTTTGGCGGAAAGCAGCTTATCGGCAGCGACACGGTCAACTGGCGTGCTATGGCCCAGTCGATGATTGCTTACCGAGATTCGACTGGGCACGAGGCGCTTTGGTCGACGAACGCCTTTGCGGGCATGCCGGGCTATATGATTTCTTATCCAGCCTTGGTGCCGCAAGTCGACACGCTGCTCAACTGGCTGCGGTCGTGGCTTTGGCCTACGTCGCACTTTTTTGCGTTGCTGGCAGGCACCTATGTGCTTTTGGTATACCTCACGCGCAATTCTTGGGCAGGCGTATTGGCAGCGGTTGCCTATGGCCTGACCACGTATATCCCCATCCTTCTGAAAGTAGGCCACAATTCAAAGTTTATCGCGTTGGCTTTTGCACCCTGGCTGGTGCTGGCTTTTGTGTATGTGCTGCAGCAGCCGCGGCTGTTGTCCGGGCTTTTGTTTGCTATAGCGCTAGCGGCCAACTTGCGTGCTGGGCACGTGCAGATCACCTACTACGTGGCGTTTTTGCTGGGACTGTGGTGGCTTGCCAGGGGTGCAGGTGCGTGGCGAAGCCGCCAGCTTAAGGCATTTGCTCAGGCTACCGGCTGGCTGGCTCTAGGAAGCGCGTTGGCGGTTTTGATGGTAGCCCAGCCTTACTGGCCTATCTACGAATACAAGCAGCACACCATCCGTGGCGGTCATGAAGCTGCAGGTGGGGGAGAAGGGCTCGACTGGGAGTATGCGATGGGCTGGAGCCAGGCGCCCGGTGAGCTCGTGACGCTGCTTGTTGCCGATGCGTATGGCGGCGGTAGCCCAAGCTATTGGGGACCTAAGCCGTTTACCGAAGGCCCACACTACGTAGGGGGCATTGTGCTTTGGCTGGCGCTGCTGGCACTCTGGAAGCGGCGTGAGCAGACCGTATGGGTACTCGGGCTTGGGGCCCTACTCATGATCCTGTTTTCGCTAGGATCCTATTTCCCGCTGCTCAACCGCTTGATGTTTGCCTACTTTCCCTTGTTCAATGCTTTTCGGGTGCCCGAAACGTGGCTGAGCACTGCGGCCCTGTTGCTGGCCCTTCTGGCCGCATTGGGGGCGGCAAAGCTTGTCGAAGCGGCTGCTGAAAGGCAAGACCTGCTGCGGGCAGCTTACCGGCTGCTCTTCGGGTTGGTAGCGTTGGTGCTGGTGCTGTGGCTGGCGCGTGGCAGTTTGTTTGCGTTTGAGCGGCCTGGTGAAGCTGCCCAAATCGCTCAGCAGGTGGCTGCAGCAAACAACATCCCTGCAGATGATCCACGGCTTTTGCAAGCTGTGCAGCAGTACGTAGCGCAGCAGCGCGCCGAGCGCTCAGAGCTCTTTAGCCGGGATGCTCTGCGAACGCTGGCTTTTCTGGTGCTGGCTGGCGGATTTTTGTGGCTCTATGATCGACAGCGGTTGCCCGGATGGGGACTGCTGGTCGGGCTGGCCTTGCTGGTAACCATCGACCTCTGGGGCGTAGGGCGCCGCCACCTTAACGCAGAAGCAATGGTCGAAGCCCAAGAGATTACCGACTTGATCCCTGCGTATTCGTTTGATCGGTTTTTGCTCGAGCAGCAGCAAAAAGCTGGCGGCCTTGGCCACTTTCGCGTGTTGTCTCTGGAGCGCGGTAGCCCAATGACCAATGCGCGCCCTTCGTATTACCACGAGTCCATTGGCGGCTACCACGGCGCCAAACTTCGGCTGTTTCAGGACTACATCGATCATATTTTTGTAGACCCAGCTACTGGCCTGCCGCGCAAGCGCGCGCTCGACTTGCTTAGCACGCGCTATGTAGTGGTGCCTGCTGGTGCTGCACTACCCGGCATGCATGTAGTATATGAAGACAACCAGTGGCGCGTGCTGGAAAATCCTGATGCCCTGCCCCGAGCCTTTCTTGTCGGCCGTTATGAGGTTGTGCCCCAGCTTGAAGCCCATCGGCAGCGGCTGCTCGATCCAACGCTCAATTTGCGAGAGACCGTGTTGTTACGCGAGGACCCTGGCTTGGCTGAGGCGCCTATCGACTCGGCGAGCACAGCACGCGTGCGTCTTGAACGCTTTGGGCCACGAATGATCGTTTGGCAGGTGGAGACCGATGCTCCCCGCCTGCTGGTCGTTGATGAGCTCTACTATCCAGCTGGATGGCAGGCTACCGTAGACGGGCAGCCTGTACCCATCTTACAAGCCAACTACCTCTTGCGCGCGGTGCCTGTGCCTGCAGGACAGCATACCGTAGTGATGAAGTTTGAACCCCAGAGCCATCGCTGGGGTCTGCGCATTGCGGCCATAACGACAGTTCTCGTTTATGGCGGCGTATTGCTGCTTTTGGGGCTAGCTTGGCATCGGCGACGGTAG
- the gatC gene encoding Asp-tRNA(Asn)/Glu-tRNA(Gln) amidotransferase subunit GatC, whose amino-acid sequence MAISIDEVRYIARLARLEFTPAEEQLLAEQMSKILDYVAKLNELDTRNVPPMSHVLDLYNVLREDVVEQRISHEEALRNAPSADSDYFRVPKVIE is encoded by the coding sequence ATGGCCATTTCGATCGACGAAGTGCGCTACATTGCGCGCTTGGCGCGCCTGGAGTTTACCCCAGCGGAAGAGCAGCTGCTCGCTGAGCAGATGAGCAAAATTCTGGATTACGTAGCTAAGCTGAATGAGCTAGATACGCGCAACGTCCCGCCTATGTCGCACGTGCTAGATCTGTACAACGTGCTTCGGGAAGATGTGGTCGAGCAGCGCATTTCGCACGAAGAAGCCCTGCGCAATGCGCCTAGTGCCGATAGCGACTACTTCCGGGTGCCTAAAGTAATTGAATAA
- a CDS encoding lysophospholipid acyltransferase family protein has protein sequence MESPLTPILAPVPVQTPLADAPPATWSTRLHFAWFVLMGLLSTLLIAPLQVLTHRFRPTAANFKKWARRWAGLILKGCGWRVACEDRAQLSLNQPYLFVANHQCALDILVLAYALPYPFGFVAKAELERVPVLGWAMRHSASLFIDRNDPRRSLESLQLAGARIRQGHSVLMFPEGTRGYRPELRALKKGAFLLAIEAGVPIVPVVIRDSYRYLDERRKVARPGTIHMVIGRPIPCQGLRRRDLPNLMALVHDRMQALLAD, from the coding sequence ATGGAATCGCCACTGACCCCGATTTTGGCACCTGTGCCTGTCCAAACCCCACTGGCAGATGCGCCGCCGGCTACGTGGTCGACGCGGCTACATTTTGCCTGGTTTGTGCTTATGGGGCTGCTCAGCACACTGCTGATTGCGCCGCTGCAAGTGCTCACGCATCGCTTCCGACCTACAGCAGCCAACTTTAAGAAATGGGCACGCCGGTGGGCAGGTCTTATCCTCAAGGGATGCGGCTGGCGCGTGGCGTGTGAGGACCGGGCGCAGCTTTCTTTGAACCAACCCTATCTGTTTGTGGCCAATCACCAGTGCGCCTTGGACATTCTGGTGCTGGCCTATGCTTTGCCCTATCCGTTTGGCTTTGTAGCCAAGGCCGAGCTGGAACGGGTACCCGTGCTGGGCTGGGCGATGCGGCATTCGGCTTCGCTGTTTATCGATCGTAACGATCCGCGCCGCTCGCTGGAAAGTCTGCAACTGGCCGGTGCACGCATCCGCCAAGGACATTCCGTACTGATGTTCCCCGAAGGTACGCGCGGCTACCGACCTGAACTGCGTGCCTTGAAGAAAGGGGCATTTCTGCTGGCTATTGAGGCCGGTGTGCCTATTGTGCCCGTGGTGATTCGCGACAGCTATCGTTACTTGGACGAGCGTCGGAAGGTAGCACGTCCGGGCACGATCCATATGGTGATCGGCAGGCCTATCCCGTGCCAAGGGTTGCGACGGCGCGATCTGCCCAACTTGATGGCCCTAGTGCACGACCGCATGCAAGCACTGCTGGCGGATTAA